The following DNA comes from Novipirellula caenicola.
CGTCGATCCCAGTGAGTTGTTGCGAAAGGTTCCGTTCTTTGAACAGACGCCGCGCGAGGAGTTCAATCGCGTGGCCAGCAAGCTGCGCGAGCACACGGTGCCCTCAGGACAAGACATCATCTGCGAAGGCCAAGCCGGTGATTCACTGTTCTTGATCGCCCGTGGCGTGGTGCGGGTGGTCAAAGACGTCGACGGCGAAACGAAACAGCTCAACACGTTGGTGGCGGGACAGTTTTTCGGTGAATTGGCGTTGTTGTTGCGTGAACCCCGCTCCGCTACCTGTCGCGCGGTGACGCCCTGTGCTTTATATGAACTTCGCCGTGTGGACTTGGACGCCGTGCGGAGTGCATGCCCTGCGATTCAGCATTCGCTCGAAGAAGTCGCTCGAGAACGCCACGGTCGCGACGGAACGTAGCGACATGGATGTGGCAGTTAGGCAGAGCCGTGGTTATCAGAAGCCAGTCCGCAACCGTCACCGATCCGTTGGGGCTTCGGAAGGGAGTTCGCTGGGCGGACTGACCGGTTGCGAGACGACACTGGCGGTCGAGGCATCGACTGGTTTTGCTGGGCCGTGCGATGCGTAGGCTTGCACTAACACCACTCCGATCACGACCGCCAACGTGCCAGCGTACTGCATCGGATGGGCCGAAAGCAGCTCTTGCTTCATCCACAGTCCGATCGCGACCGATACAAGCGTGGCTCCGCCGAACACAATGGGCATGACCAGATCCGGGGCCCGGCTTTTGAATAACGCCAACGTGAGTGTTAATGCTCCGAACGCGCCGAGTGATCCGGCGATAAACCCCCAACGAACGGTCACGGGGGCAAAATGAAAGTTATCTTTGGTCGCCAGGATGCCCACCACTCCGCCGACAATCCCAATCAACAGATAGGCGACACCGATCAAAATAAAGGGTTTGAAGGGACTCTGCCCTGACACACGCGACGTTTGCAATGCGGGGCCGTACATGCCCCAAAACAGACCGGTCAGCAGCGCGAAAACAATACCGTAAACCTTTGGACTCATGGTGACTCGGAGCGATGATTGGGGGGGTGGCGAGTGGATGCATGCGGATCAGGCAAGTGTGCCAGTCAACGTCATTGTCGCAATGGTTCCCCCCGCAGGGAATATGGCATGAACCATGGAACATGGGGATTCGATGAAAGATCCAACATGCCGTTTTTGCAGCATCGTTGCCGTGCCAAAGACGCATGTACTGTCGCAGCGTACTCGTTCACCAGCCGGCAGGCGCATTCACCAGAACGTCTGCTACCTTCTGATGACGATCGCTAACGCGTGAATCATGCTCGCACGTGTTTGCCATGGCCGACGTGTTTCGCATGCCGAGGACGCGAGGGAGTGTGCTTCATCCGTTCGGTCAGAATGCCGACCACGGCAATCGCCACCAGCGCTCCGATCCATAGCCAAGGCGAGGTCCCGGTCCACTGCGGAAGAGTGATCTCGCCTGCGTCACCCCAAGCTTTGGCAAACGCCGAGAGCTGTGGATAGAATCCGACAAACAACGCGGCTCCGAACAGCATCCCCACAACACCAACCATCGCGTCGCGGCGTCCTTCACCGCACGCAGCCACACTGGTTCCAGGACAATAGCCAAACAGAGCCATGCCCGCACCAAAGCAAATGCCGCCTGCCAGAACGCCTGCCCACATCAGCGGTTTAAGGTGTAGCGAAACCGCATTGGCTTCCAGCAACGCATAAACTCCGACCGAGCCGACCACGACTGCGGTCCCCATGATCTTGACCACCGTCCAATCACGGAACAGGAATTGACCGAGGATGACATGGTATTTCGCGACACGTCCCTTCTGCAACAAGATGCCGAAGACGATGCCCGTGATCAGTCCGAGAGCAAGTTTCCAGATGGGATCAAACATTTTCGCTAGCCCTCCGGCCGTAAAGTAGAAATGCGGTAACAATGGCAACCGTGAAAAAGGTGATGCTGAACACCCAGCTCGAGGCCGCAAGTTGCAACGTTCCGCTGATTCCGTGACCGCTGGTGCAACCTTTGGCTAGTCGAGCACCAAACATCATCAAACCCGCGGCAAAGAATGCGACGCTCATCCGAAGTGCGGCACTGTCGCCAAACCGCCGTCGCCACATCTCTGGAACGACGACACGCTCGCGATCTCCCGAAGCAAACGAGCTGAGTAGACTGCCCAACAACACGCCAACCACCAGCATCCATTCCCAGCCGATCTTGGGCGAGTTGTCTTGAAAGTAGGAATTCGACTCAGCAAATTGCGGCGCGACCGCCTGGATCCCCAGCGCTGCGGTGTGTTCAAACGCAGTCGTGATTCCTAGAGGATGGTCGGCACTCCAAAAAGCGAACCAACTCAGCACGCCAATGCCAGCGCCGACCAAGTAGGGTGACCAGGCGTGTTTTGCCAAAGGATTGTTCATCTCAGTTCCCGTTTTGGTTTGCAAATACCGTGTCTCGATTGGTGGATGCAATCGTTGCGTTGCCCCTTTTGCTGATCGCAAACGCTCCTTGCTAGTCGCAAACGAGCCCGCGCAAAACCTGGCACCGAGGCACGCAGCTAAACATCAATCATCTGTCTTTAAAGATCTGCAATTGCTGTTCCTATTTTGATGGCACGCCACAAGGCGTTTTGGGGCATTGCGGTCCGCTTCGCAAGACGAAGGCAAGACGAAGCTTGACGCCGGTACTCGATTTGCAAGTTTTCCATTTTTCACGTGTTTCTAGCTGTGCACGTAATCCAATGTTTCAAATCACTTTCCACACGATAGACAAAAGGGCTACCAATGGCTGAATGGATGAAAATGAACGACGAAATTACCGTAGGCCCACAACCGACGGCGAACGAGATTGAAGGTTTAGCGGACAAGGGCTTCGCATCGCTGGTCAATTTTCGAACAGCCGGCGAGGAGGATCAGCCATTGTCGCCGGACGACGAACAGAAGAAAGCCGAGGCGAACGGGCTGGAATATCTACACGTTCCCGTGGACATGCAGGGGATATCGCCCGAAGCGGTCGATCGGTTTCGCGAACAATACCGAAAACTTCCCAAACCCGTGTTTGCTCACTGCAAGTCGGGAAAACGGGCCGGTGCGATGATGATGATGCACATGGCGGCCGAGCA
Coding sequences within:
- a CDS encoding YeeE/YedE thiosulfate transporter family protein, with translation MFDPIWKLALGLITGIVFGILLQKGRVAKYHVILGQFLFRDWTVVKIMGTAVVVGSVGVYALLEANAVSLHLKPLMWAGVLAGGICFGAGMALFGYCPGTSVAACGEGRRDAMVGVVGMLFGAALFVGFYPQLSAFAKAWGDAGEITLPQWTGTSPWLWIGALVAIAVVGILTERMKHTPSRPRHAKHVGHGKHVRA
- a CDS encoding YeeE/YedE thiosulfate transporter family protein, whose translation is MRSAKGATQRLHPPIETRYLQTKTGTEMNNPLAKHAWSPYLVGAGIGVLSWFAFWSADHPLGITTAFEHTAALGIQAVAPQFAESNSYFQDNSPKIGWEWMLVVGVLLGSLLSSFASGDRERVVVPEMWRRRFGDSAALRMSVAFFAAGLMMFGARLAKGCTSGHGISGTLQLAASSWVFSITFFTVAIVTAFLLYGRRASENV
- a CDS encoding protein tyrosine phosphatase family protein is translated as MNDEITVGPQPTANEIEGLADKGFASLVNFRTAGEEDQPLSPDDEQKKAEANGLEYLHVPVDMQGISPEAVDRFREQYRKLPKPVFAHCKSGKRAGAMMMMHMAAEQGMTGEQTLQQAKEMGFECDQPELEKFVKQYVDSHVAR